AAGTAAAAGGGACGCCAACCGCACTTTCCCTTGTTAATAAAGACACGATTGCCGGTAAAATAGAAGTATCCGGACAATTGATCACACTGGTGATCAATCTGACGAAAGATAACAAGCAACAGGTACGCCTCAGCGGCGTGATCAGCCAGGCGCCGGGAACGGTGCCGTGCTGGGAAGGTTCGGGGCTGGACCGTAACGGCAAGCCTGTTAACTGGAAAGCCGCCTTCGTCAAAGCGTTTGAGCCGAAAGCGGACAGCGCCAAAAAGGAAACAACACCGGATATCGGTAACATGTATTATCCTTTCTCCGGTTACGGCTATGAAAAGTTGCCGGCACAGGAAGACCTTCTTATCCGTAATGCCACGGTATGGACCAATGAGCAGGAAGGTAAACTGGAAGGAACGGACGTACTGGTGCGCAACGGCAGGATCGCGCAGATAGGCAAAGGCCTCTCCGCCGGTAAAGCCCGGGTGATAGACGGTACGGGCAAGCACCTGACACCCGGCCTGCTGGATGAACATTCGCATATCGCCATTTCCCGCGGTGTGAATGAAGGTACCCAGTCGGTCACCTCCGAAGTACGTATTGCCGATGTGATCAATCCGGATGATGTGAATATCTACCGACAGTTGAGCGGCGGCGTTACCGCCTCCCATCTGCTGCACGGCTCTGCCAATACCATCGGCGGCCAGTCACAGCTCATCAAGTTGCGTTGGGGCGCCAATGCAGAGCAGCTGAAATTCGGGAACCAGGATGGCTTCATCAAGTTTGCACTGGGAGAGAACGTGAAGCAATCCAACTGGGGAGATCGCCAGCGGGTGCGTTTCCCGCAAACCCGCATGGGCGTTGAGCAGGTATTGGTAGATGCATTTACCCGCGCAAAGGATTACGAAAAAGCCGGCAGCAACAAGCGCCGTGACCTGGAGCTGGAGGCGCTCGTGGAAATACTGAATAAAAAACGTTTCATCACCTGTCACTCCTATGTGCAAAGCGAGATCAATATGCTCCTGAAAGTGGGGGACCGTTTCGGCTTCACCGTTAATACCTTCACCCATATCCTGGAAGGGTACAAGGTGGCGGACAAGATGAAAGCGCATGGGGCCGGAGCATCCACGTTCGCGGACTGGTGGGCCTATAAAATGGAAGTGATAGACGCCATCCCGCAGAACGCTTCCATCATGCAACGTGTAGGCCTTACCGTAGCCATCAATTCGGATGACGCGGAAATGGCGCGCCGCCTGAACCAGGAAGCGGCAAAAAGTGTAAAATATGGTGGAATGAATGAAGAAGATGCTTTGAAGATGGTGACCCTCAACCCTGCAAAACTCCTGCATGTGGCGGACCGCATCGGCAGCATCAAAACCGGCAAGGATGCAGACATCGTGCTATGGAGCGATCATCCGCTCAGCATCTATGCCAAAGCGGAAAAAACGATCGTGGACGGTATCGTATATTTCGATATGGAAAAAGATATGGAGCTGCGGACCCGCATCGCCGCGGAACGCAACCGGCTCATGGATAAAATGCTCGGGGAGAAGAAAAAAGGCGCTCCCACCCAAAAACCTGTTCCAAGCCGCGAGGAGATCTATCATTGTGAAGACCTGCAGGGCGGTCATCAGCATCATATCCTGCACGACGTAGAACAGGAAGGATAATAACCAGCAAAATCGCATCAACATGAAAAAACTCATTTTATATATACTCGGTTTCACCGCCTGCAGCATCCGTCTCTCCGCCCAGGAAACCATCTACCCGGCAAAGCCGCAGGAGGGCAGGACCTATCTGCGTAATGCCACCATTCACATCGGGAACGGTCAGGTGATCAGCAATGGGATCATCGCTTTCGAGAAAGGCAGGATCATTGCCGTGGGCAGCGATGTACCGGTGCCGCAAGGCGACGTGAAGGTCTTCGATCTGAAAGGGGAGCATGTGTACCCCGGCCTCATCGTACCGGAAAGTAACCTTGGTCTCACTGAAGTAGAAGCCGTGCGTTCCACGAACGATTACAACGAGGTGGGAGAGATCAACCCCTCCGTCCGCTCCATCATTTCCTACAATACGGATTCCAAAGTGATCGCGACACTGCGCTCCAATGGCATTCTGCTGGCGCAGGTAGTGCCGCAGGGCGGCCTGCTGAGCGGCAGTTCTTCCGTGGTGCAGCTTGATGCATGGAACTGGGAAGATGCGGCGTACAAGACCGATAACGGCATCCATTTCAATATGCCCCGTCTCATGGCCAGGGGCAATCCATTCGGTGCTTCTGCCGCCGGTCCCGCCAGCGATGCGGTAAAAGCCGCGATGGAAAGGATCGCGGAGGTAAAGGAATTTTTCCGGGAAGCCAGGGCGTACCTTGCCGAAAGCAGTCACAAGACCACCAACCTGAAATATGAGGCCGTAAAAGGATTGTTCGACAACTCGCAGAAACTTTTCATTCACTGCGACCTGGTGAAGGAAATGCTGGTGGCAGCGGATATTGCCCGGGAGTTCAGCTTTGACGTGGTGATCGTTGGCGGCACCGATGCCTGGATGATCACGGACCTGCTGAAGCAGCAGAACATCCCCGTCATCCTCAATCAGCCGCACAGCCTGCCCGTTATGCAGGATGATGATGTGGACCAACCCTACAAAACCGCAGCCATGCTGCAGAAAGCCGGCATATTGTTCTGCATCGGCAACGAGGGTTTCTGGCAGCAGCGCAACCTGCCGTTCAATGCCGGCACTGCCGGCGCTTACGGTCTGGGCAAAGAGGAAGCTTTGAGCGCCATTACACTGAATGCGGCGAAAATACTCGGCATCGCGGATAAAACGGGCTCGCTGGAAGTGGGGAAAGACGCGAACATCGTGGTAAGTACCGGCGATATACTGGATATGCGGTCCAGCGTGATCACCCGCGCGTTTATCCAGGGGCGCAGCGTTAGCCTGGAAGACAAGCACAAGCAGCTGTACGAACGATACAAATACAAATATGATCTGAACTGATAACCTGTTGTAAACGAGACCATAGCGGGGCTGTATCCAGGTACAGTCCCGTTTTTTTTACAGCAGCAGCATCTCTCCTGACATACCCTTGTCACCCGCCCGCCTCACATTTGTAGAAAAAAAGATGAAAGTGAGGATAACCACCACCCGCCTGTTCGGCCTTCCCGAGATATCCGTGGAGGAAGTGCGTAGCCGTCTGCAACAGTCAGATTTTTATACTTACGACAATACGCCCGTCTCCAGCTACCGCCGCCACCACCTTCCCGGCGCCAAACATCTGGACCCCGGAGATTATTCCGCCAGTGATCTGGCGCCCGACAAAAATGCCACCCTGGTGTTCTATTGCACCGATGCCCTTTGCGGCGCCGGGCCTTATGCCGCAAAGCGGGCCAGGAACATGGGGTTTGAGCATGTGTACGTGATGACAGCGGGGATGGCCGTCTGGCTCCGGAAGGGATACCCGGTGGAACAGGAAGACAGGCAGGGGATGAAAACCGCATAAAAAAAGGGTGCATCAAGCTATTGATACACCCCTTCAGGAGAATGCGATGGTATTTTACACGACTCTCACCAGGAAATAATTTTTCTTTCCCTTCTGGAAAAGAATGGTTTTCCCGATGATCAGCGCTTCATTGTTGATCGGCAGGTCGATTGCAGCAATTTTGTTGCCGTTCATGCTGACGCCGTTGGCCTGGATGGTTTTGCGGGCTTCGCCCTTGCTGGGGAAAATGCCCGTGTCCGCCAGGAAGCTTACCACATCTTTCCCCGCGGCAATGTCTGCAGCGCTGACCTCAAACTGGGGAACGCCGGCCATTACTTTCAGCAGTTGTTCTTCGGAAAGGGATTTCAGCGTTTCCACGGAGGCGTTGCCGAAGAGTATTTGTGATGTTTTGATGGCAAATTCATATTCGGCCTCACCGTGAATGAAGGTAGTGACCTCCTGTGCGAGGCGCTTTTGCAGCACCCGTTTGCCGGGGTCCTGCCGGTGTTCTTCGATGACAGCATTGATGACAGGCTCTTCCAGCAGGGTAAAGATGCGGATATAACTTTCCGCGTCTTCATCGCTGGCATTCAGCCAGAACTGGTAGAACTCGTATGGTGTGGTCTTCTTCGGGTCGAGCCAGATATTGCCTTTTTCCGATTTGCCGAATTTGGTACCATCCGCTTTTTTGATCAGCGGGCAGGTGAAGGCATAGGCCTCCCCTCCGGCAATGCGGCGTACCAGTTCGGTGCCGGTAACGATATTGCCCCATTGATCGGAGCCGCCCATTTGCAGCTTGCAGTCCATTGTCCGGTACAGATGCAGGAAATCATATCCCTGGATCATCTGGTAAGAGAATTCAGTGAAAGACATGCCGTTATCGCCTTCCAGCCTTTTCTTCACGGAGTCCTTTGCCATCATATAGTTTACCGTGATGTGCTTGCCCACATCGCGGATAAAATCCAGAAAGCTGATACCGGAGAACCAGTCGTAATTATTCACCATTTCCGCCGCATTCGCTTTGGCGGGGTCGAAATCCAGGAATTTTTCCAGCTGGGCCTTGATGCAGCGCTGATTGTGCTGCAGCGTCTCTTCGTCCAGCATCTTCCTTTCCTCTGCTTTGAAGGAAGGATCTCCCACCATGCCCGTAGCACCGCCCACCAGCGCCAGCGGCTTATGGCCGGCACGCTGCAGGTGCACCAGCAGCATGATCGGCACGAGGTTGCCCACATGCAGGGAATCCGCGGTGGGATCGAAGCCGATATAGCCCGTGGTCATTTCTTTTTGCAACTGTTCCTCCGTGCCGGGCTTGATATCCTGCACCATGCCACGCCAGCGCAGTTCTGTAATAAGATTCATGAAAGAATAAAAATTTGTTGCAAACCTACAATTTTTTTGAGGGATTATACCCGGGGCTTCCAGGGGACCTCTTCCACATGCATCAGGTGCCCCACGTAGCGGGATAGCACGAAGAGATAATCGCTCAGCCGGTTCAGGTATTGTAACACTAACGGCTCTACGAACATTTCCTGGTCCTGCATGGCCACGCAAAGCCTTTCTGCGCGCCGGCAGACGCAACGTGCGATATGGCAGTGAGAAACGGCTACATGACCACCCGGCAGCACGAAGAACTTCATGGCCGGCAATGTCTCGTTCATGGCATCGATGGAATCTTCCAGCAGCTGAATGTCTTTGGCATGCAGGTCGGGGATGCTCATTTTCGTCTCTTTGTCAGGATCGCAGGCGAGGGAGGAGCCGATGGTGAACAGCCGGTCCTGGATCTCCTTCAGCAGGTTCTTCACCGGTCGTTCGGTCATATGATCGTTGACGAGGCCGAGCCAGGAATTCAGCTCGTCTACCGTACCGTAAGTATCAATGCGGAGGTGGCTTTTGGAGACTTTCGTGCCTCCGATGAGGGAGGTTTTGCCTTTGTCACCGGTTTTGGTATATATCTTCATGGCCATGGGTTGCAGGTTTTTGCAAAGGTAAGCAAAAGCGGGGGTGGATAGCCATGGAAAACCGGTATGGCGGCATCATTTTTAATGCGTGGCGGCGGGGGCGGGCTCATTCAGCCTGTCGGATTCGATCACGCCATCCCTTAGCCGGATCACCCGTTTGGCATGTGCGGCAATATCTTCCTCATGCGTTACCAGCACTACCGTATTCCCCGAATCATGGATCTTTCCGAAGATCTCCATGATCTCGATGGAGGTTTTGCTGTCCAGGTTACCGGTAGGCTCGTCCGCCAGGATCAGGGAAGGGGAGTTCACCAGGGCACGGGCGATGGCCACACGCTGGCATTGCCCGCCGGAAAGCTCGTTGGGTTTGTGTTTATAACGATCACCCAGACCAACCCTCTCCAGCATTTCCCGGGCTTTTTCTTCCCTTTCCCGTTTGCCGATGCCGCCGTAGATCAGCGGAACGGCCACATTTTCCAGGGCGGAGAGGCGGGGCATCAGGTTGAACTGCTGGAATACGAATCCGATCTCCTTGTTCCGGATCCTGGCCAGGTCATTGTCTTCCATCTGGCTCACATCATGCCCGCTCAGGATGTATTTGCCCTGCGTGGGGGTATCGAGCGCGCCCAGGATATTCATCAGCGTGGATTTGCCGGAGCCGGAGGGGCCCATCAGCGCCACATATTCATTTTTGAAGATGTCGAGCGATACGCCTTTTAACACGGGCAGCTCGTTCTTGCCGATAAAATAGCTTTTGCGGATGTCTTCCAGGTGGATAACGGAATGGACCATGATCTATTTCTTGATTACTTTAGGGACTTTGAAATATTCCTCGTTATGCGAGGGGGCGTTGCGCAGGCCATCTTCCCGGCTGATCAGCGGCAGCACTTCGTCTTCCCGCATCACATTCGTATCGGTGGTCATATGCAGCAAGGGCTTTACATCGGTGGTATCCAGCTCGCCCAGCTTTTCCACGAATGTGATCATCCGCTGCAGGTCCTGCCGGATATCCGCGCTTTCACCGGCATTGATCTCCAGCCTTGCCAGCGTAGCCAGTTGCTGTATCAGTGCGTCATTCACTTCCATAAGTTCAAATTAACGAATTAAAGCTGATAAATAGTATCAATATAAATGATAAATGTGGCCAGTTGGCAAAGTTAGGGGATAAAAATTTCTTAAATTGCGGCCCGATATGGGAAAGGAAAAAGAAATTGTTGTCAGCGGCATCCGCTCTACCGGTATTTTACACCTCGGGAACTATTTTGGCGCCATCCGTAATTATATCCGGATGCAGGAGGAATTCCACTGCTACTTCTTTGTGGCGGACTGGCATTCCCTCACCACGCATCCTGATCCGAAAGACCTGCGCGGGAATGTGTACCGGGTGCTGGCGGAAAACATCGCTTCCGGGCTGGATCCGGAGAAGGTGACGCTGTATGCCCAGAGCGATGTGCCGGAGATCGCGGAGCTGTATCTGCTGCTGAACATGCTGGCCTATAAAGGCGAACTGGAAAAAGTGCCGACGTTCAAGGACAAGGTGCGCCAGAACCCGGATAACGTTAATGCCGGCCTGCTCACCTACCCGGTGCTGATGTCCGCCGATATCCTCATTCACCGGGGACTGAAAGTGCCGGTGGGTAAAGACCAGGAGCAACACCTGGAAATGAGCCGCAATTTCGCGCAGCGCTTCAATAACCGCTACGGCTATCTTTTTCCCGAGCCGGTTGCCTTCAATTATGGCGATGATCTGGTCAGGATCATGAGCCTGGACGGGAACGGCAAGATGAGCAAAAGCGAGAACGAGAATGCCACTCTTTTCCTGAGCGACACGGATGACGTGATCCGCAACAAGATCAAAAAAGCCAAAACAGACAGCGGGCCGCAGGAACCGAATGCACCTATGCCAGATTACATCGCCAACCTTTTCACGCTCATGCGGCTGGTATCTTCGCCGGATACGGTGGGGAACTTCGAGCGCGCATTCAATGACTGCAGCATCCGTTACGGAGATATGAAAAAACAGCTGGCGGAAGATATGGTGGCTTTCATCGCGCCCATCCGGGAAAAAGCGGAAGGCATCCGCCAGGACCAGGCTTACCTGAACCGGATCATGCGCGAAGGCGCCGCAAAGGCCAGGGAGTCCGCCGTCCTTACGTTGCAGGAGGCCCGTAAATTAATGGGTATTAACTATTACTGATTTTCTATAACTTGTTACATCATACTCCCCATGCATGGCAAAAAATAAGATCAAGCATATCGCTATCGCCGGCAATATCGGCGCAGGAAAGACCACGTTGACGGAAATGCTGGCCAAACATTACAGGTGGACGCCGCAGTTCGAGGATGTAGAGCACAATCCATATCTGACCGATTTTTATGACGATATGCCGCGCTGGTCCTTCAACCTGCAGGTATATTTCCTCCACAGCCGCCTCAAGCAGCTGGTGGATATC
This genomic stretch from Chitinophaga sp. XS-30 harbors:
- a CDS encoding rhodanese-like domain-containing protein, with product MKVRITTTRLFGLPEISVEEVRSRLQQSDFYTYDNTPVSSYRRHHLPGAKHLDPGDYSASDLAPDKNATLVFYCTDALCGAGPYAAKRARNMGFEHVYVMTAGMAVWLRKGYPVEQEDRQGMKTA
- a CDS encoding amidohydrolase family protein, giving the protein MKKLILYILGFTACSIRLSAQETIYPAKPQEGRTYLRNATIHIGNGQVISNGIIAFEKGRIIAVGSDVPVPQGDVKVFDLKGEHVYPGLIVPESNLGLTEVEAVRSTNDYNEVGEINPSVRSIISYNTDSKVIATLRSNGILLAQVVPQGGLLSGSSSVVQLDAWNWEDAAYKTDNGIHFNMPRLMARGNPFGASAAGPASDAVKAAMERIAEVKEFFREARAYLAESSHKTTNLKYEAVKGLFDNSQKLFIHCDLVKEMLVAADIAREFSFDVVIVGGTDAWMITDLLKQQNIPVILNQPHSLPVMQDDDVDQPYKTAAMLQKAGILFCIGNEGFWQQRNLPFNAGTAGAYGLGKEEALSAITLNAAKILGIADKTGSLEVGKDANIVVSTGDILDMRSSVITRAFIQGRSVSLEDKHKQLYERYKYKYDLN
- the gatC gene encoding Asp-tRNA(Asn)/Glu-tRNA(Gln) amidotransferase subunit GatC, which produces MEVNDALIQQLATLARLEINAGESADIRQDLQRMITFVEKLGELDTTDVKPLLHMTTDTNVMREDEVLPLISREDGLRNAPSHNEEYFKVPKVIKK
- the tyrS gene encoding tyrosine--tRNA ligase: MNLITELRWRGMVQDIKPGTEEQLQKEMTTGYIGFDPTADSLHVGNLVPIMLLVHLQRAGHKPLALVGGATGMVGDPSFKAEERKMLDEETLQHNQRCIKAQLEKFLDFDPAKANAAEMVNNYDWFSGISFLDFIRDVGKHITVNYMMAKDSVKKRLEGDNGMSFTEFSYQMIQGYDFLHLYRTMDCKLQMGGSDQWGNIVTGTELVRRIAGGEAYAFTCPLIKKADGTKFGKSEKGNIWLDPKKTTPYEFYQFWLNASDEDAESYIRIFTLLEEPVINAVIEEHRQDPGKRVLQKRLAQEVTTFIHGEAEYEFAIKTSQILFGNASVETLKSLSEEQLLKVMAGVPQFEVSAADIAAGKDVVSFLADTGIFPSKGEARKTIQANGVSMNGNKIAAIDLPINNEALIIGKTILFQKGKKNYFLVRVV
- a CDS encoding cob(I)yrinic acid a,c-diamide adenosyltransferase, which encodes MAMKIYTKTGDKGKTSLIGGTKVSKSHLRIDTYGTVDELNSWLGLVNDHMTERPVKNLLKEIQDRLFTIGSSLACDPDKETKMSIPDLHAKDIQLLEDSIDAMNETLPAMKFFVLPGGHVAVSHCHIARCVCRRAERLCVAMQDQEMFVEPLVLQYLNRLSDYLFVLSRYVGHLMHVEEVPWKPRV
- a CDS encoding amidohydrolase family protein is translated as MRSKSLMQRCLFRITRLQARACGVIGLLLAGMGVSAQETWPVNGVANPREGCYAFTHATLVKDAQTTLSNATLVIRDGRITAAGTGAAIPKDAVVIDCTGKYIYPSFLDIYSDYGMPSTPPRTFGGRNSSGPQFLSATKGAYNWNQAIKSEVNAVQLFGADENKAKTLREQGFGTVLTHQADGIARGTGALVSLAAERENKTVLRDRVSAHYSFDKGSSSQDYPSSLMGTIALLRQQYLDAQWYKSKPAEEGLNISLQAWNDNQQYVQVFEANDKWNALRADKIGDEFGVQYVIKGNGTEYQRLAEMAATKAAFILPLNFPAAMDVEDPNDARFVALADMKHWEMAPSAPAAFEKANIPFCLTAADLRDTKQFLTNLRKALEYGLSEEKALEALTQTPATLLKVYNEVGSLDAGKLANFLITSGPVFEKQTVFYQNWVQGNPYILKREGWTDLRGSYNIVVSAPGSSTTYPVEVKGTPTALSLVNKDTIAGKIEVSGQLITLVINLTKDNKQQVRLSGVISQAPGTVPCWEGSGLDRNGKPVNWKAAFVKAFEPKADSAKKETTPDIGNMYYPFSGYGYEKLPAQEDLLIRNATVWTNEQEGKLEGTDVLVRNGRIAQIGKGLSAGKARVIDGTGKHLTPGLLDEHSHIAISRGVNEGTQSVTSEVRIADVINPDDVNIYRQLSGGVTASHLLHGSANTIGGQSQLIKLRWGANAEQLKFGNQDGFIKFALGENVKQSNWGDRQRVRFPQTRMGVEQVLVDAFTRAKDYEKAGSNKRRDLELEALVEILNKKRFITCHSYVQSEINMLLKVGDRFGFTVNTFTHILEGYKVADKMKAHGAGASTFADWWAYKMEVIDAIPQNASIMQRVGLTVAINSDDAEMARRLNQEAAKSVKYGGMNEEDALKMVTLNPAKLLHVADRIGSIKTGKDADIVLWSDHPLSIYAKAEKTIVDGIVYFDMEKDMELRTRIAAERNRLMDKMLGEKKKGAPTQKPVPSREEIYHCEDLQGGHQHHILHDVEQEG
- a CDS encoding ABC transporter ATP-binding protein: MVHSVIHLEDIRKSYFIGKNELPVLKGVSLDIFKNEYVALMGPSGSGKSTLMNILGALDTPTQGKYILSGHDVSQMEDNDLARIRNKEIGFVFQQFNLMPRLSALENVAVPLIYGGIGKREREEKAREMLERVGLGDRYKHKPNELSGGQCQRVAIARALVNSPSLILADEPTGNLDSKTSIEIMEIFGKIHDSGNTVVLVTHEEDIAAHAKRVIRLRDGVIESDRLNEPAPAATH
- the trpS gene encoding tryptophan--tRNA ligase, yielding MGKEKEIVVSGIRSTGILHLGNYFGAIRNYIRMQEEFHCYFFVADWHSLTTHPDPKDLRGNVYRVLAENIASGLDPEKVTLYAQSDVPEIAELYLLLNMLAYKGELEKVPTFKDKVRQNPDNVNAGLLTYPVLMSADILIHRGLKVPVGKDQEQHLEMSRNFAQRFNNRYGYLFPEPVAFNYGDDLVRIMSLDGNGKMSKSENENATLFLSDTDDVIRNKIKKAKTDSGPQEPNAPMPDYIANLFTLMRLVSSPDTVGNFERAFNDCSIRYGDMKKQLAEDMVAFIAPIREKAEGIRQDQAYLNRIMREGAAKARESAVLTLQEARKLMGINYY